A part of Rhodopirellula bahusiensis genomic DNA contains:
- a CDS encoding PEP-CTERM sorting domain-containing protein (PEP-CTERM proteins occur, often in large numbers, in the proteomes of bacteria that also encode an exosortase, a predicted intramembrane cysteine proteinase. The presence of a PEP-CTERM domain at a protein's C-terminus predicts cleavage within the sorting domain, followed by covalent anchoring to some some component of the (usually Gram-negative) cell surface. Many PEP-CTERM proteins exhibit an unusual sequence composition that includes large numbers of potential glycosylation sites. Expression of one such protein has been shown restore the ability of a bacterium to form floc, a type of biofilm.), whose protein sequence is MIMKMVDLMGNRNVDMMRGGFSAVIFIAGIIASSAGLDAGIVTRTVTFNDVGYFDVAGSDVENGLSSYTIDGMKFSISEGVFLYAQNGNNSFYWSGQNDTNSTSLGSEAGAKTFTLELDDPNLGPTFDMRSITLIGFSTSSSADQTTFVTFTGSKVDSNEDVTYETVSFDASTRSGLTIDFDAIGVDFSNLTSLSWSQGPTARAHQFDNVTFSASAVPEPGSLVAMLAVALVGMGTRLRSWFRALYRLS, encoded by the coding sequence ATGATTATGAAGATGGTTGATTTGATGGGCAACCGCAATGTCGACATGATGAGGGGAGGCTTCTCCGCTGTTATATTCATCGCAGGCATCATCGCATCCAGTGCGGGCCTCGATGCAGGGATCGTTACTAGGACGGTAACTTTCAACGACGTCGGTTATTTCGATGTGGCTGGCAGCGACGTTGAGAACGGACTTTCTTCCTACACGATTGACGGAATGAAGTTCAGTATATCGGAAGGAGTATTTCTCTACGCTCAGAACGGCAACAACAGCTTTTATTGGTCGGGGCAAAACGATACGAACTCGACGTCACTCGGTTCCGAAGCAGGAGCCAAAACATTTACTCTCGAGTTGGACGACCCGAATTTGGGGCCAACGTTTGACATGCGATCCATTACACTGATCGGGTTTTCTACTAGCTCTAGCGCAGACCAGACTACGTTCGTAACGTTTACAGGATCGAAAGTTGATTCAAATGAGGATGTGACTTATGAAACGGTGTCCTTTGATGCATCGACGAGGAGTGGTCTGACGATCGATTTTGATGCAATTGGAGTGGATTTTTCGAACTTAACTAGTTTGAGCTGGAGTCAGGGGCCCACAGCGAGGGCGCACCAGTTTGACAACGTTACGTTCAGTGCCTCCGCCGTCCCTGAACCGGGTTCATTGGTCGCGATGTTGGCGGTTGCTCTCGTTGGGATGGGGACTCGGTTGCGTAGTTGGTTTCGTGCGTTGTATAGGCTTTCCTGA
- a CDS encoding DUF1559 domain-containing protein, with amino-acid sequence MSDSTLGSGIVLRTIGLRSIVGKMVSLVLGCQLLCCGGCGPSKEELMMRAAQRARPKSSDEKEESAKAQTQPVSTAIASKVVDVKAGVEETANAATTSAVQKAAKDSDTNSPEETIGDWKPIADRKPTNSLGEPGRHAKAVENLNRLTEALMAYKEDKGHYPPSAQAKAGIKTLSWRVLILPYLGHQDLFEKFDLNMPWNRSPNKELIEFIPDELISPERFDSKTNWMLPAHRNFMFGDNRYPRDRNIEDGLENTLMLVEVNDDLAVEWTRPVDFEPADLAALKGSLGDLRSGGTLVAWANGWPSYVANSVSTTQWINAFTYESGDGQRAGVIHKEPDGLLTAHKPSRSETKVEAKVSGRVEASKVVVNTEAEAESWGENRLPVPPSPDLATSNRRIEQLFGEQLVRAKQNQTQAELSNDFLKKSLVMSDDAAGAYALQNAAIDLAIDSGDFMLFQAVLDQHASTFEVDLYQVNRDGLLDFSRRNDVDEDTASQMAFVRRALVAIQEGLKRNDFEGVGRIASALPRVEEERRGFRRANVRGGKREVSAEKLVRILQTQLSSANKQYEQAAEKVAEYRKNPDDAELASALGRFYCFLKGDWAMGLPLVINGTSEKLSRVAKRDLEGANDAEDFLALGDMWWELSEGLPAGIYRQGTRDRAGYWYEQSLEVMPESLDRLHVQARVKEWQSQDPGSPLATIRTINRQLGLAESTDLEQVVARKRTQVNAPGDDYEDG; translated from the coding sequence ATGAGTGATAGCACTTTAGGAAGCGGAATCGTCTTGCGAACAATTGGTCTTCGCAGCATCGTCGGGAAGATGGTGTCGCTCGTGTTGGGATGCCAATTGTTATGCTGCGGGGGCTGTGGTCCCAGCAAAGAAGAATTGATGATGCGCGCTGCGCAGCGTGCTCGTCCGAAAAGTTCGGACGAAAAGGAAGAGTCCGCGAAGGCACAAACTCAGCCAGTCAGCACGGCAATCGCATCAAAGGTGGTCGATGTCAAAGCTGGGGTAGAGGAGACGGCGAACGCCGCCACAACATCGGCGGTGCAGAAGGCAGCCAAAGACAGTGATACAAACAGTCCGGAAGAAACAATCGGAGACTGGAAGCCAATCGCTGATCGAAAACCCACAAATTCGTTGGGTGAACCAGGACGTCATGCAAAGGCTGTCGAGAATCTCAATCGATTGACCGAAGCCCTGATGGCATACAAAGAAGACAAAGGACACTACCCGCCGTCGGCGCAAGCGAAGGCTGGGATCAAGACATTGTCTTGGAGAGTTCTGATTTTGCCTTATCTCGGGCACCAAGATCTATTTGAGAAGTTCGATCTCAATATGCCATGGAATCGTTCCCCAAACAAAGAGCTGATCGAGTTCATTCCTGATGAGTTGATTTCTCCCGAGCGATTTGACAGCAAGACGAATTGGATGTTGCCGGCTCATCGCAACTTCATGTTCGGGGACAACCGTTATCCCCGCGATCGCAATATTGAGGATGGGCTTGAGAATACGTTGATGCTTGTGGAGGTCAATGATGATCTAGCAGTCGAATGGACTCGTCCGGTCGACTTCGAACCGGCGGATTTAGCTGCTTTGAAAGGATCGCTCGGTGATTTGCGATCGGGAGGTACGTTGGTTGCTTGGGCGAATGGCTGGCCTTCGTATGTTGCCAATTCGGTGTCTACGACACAGTGGATCAACGCGTTCACGTATGAGTCAGGTGATGGGCAGCGGGCGGGAGTAATCCACAAAGAGCCCGATGGATTGCTTACTGCACATAAACCATCCCGCAGCGAGACGAAGGTGGAAGCGAAGGTTTCTGGCCGAGTTGAAGCATCCAAGGTCGTCGTGAATACGGAGGCTGAGGCAGAGAGTTGGGGTGAGAATCGTTTGCCGGTCCCACCATCTCCTGACTTAGCCACGTCCAATCGACGGATCGAGCAGTTGTTTGGGGAACAGTTAGTTCGAGCGAAACAGAATCAGACGCAGGCGGAGCTGAGCAACGATTTTCTGAAGAAATCATTGGTGATGTCAGATGACGCCGCAGGTGCCTACGCCCTGCAGAACGCTGCGATTGATCTGGCGATCGACAGCGGCGACTTCATGCTTTTTCAAGCGGTCTTGGATCAACACGCGTCCACCTTTGAGGTCGATCTTTATCAGGTGAATCGAGATGGCCTATTGGATTTTTCGCGTCGAAATGATGTCGACGAGGACACTGCAAGTCAGATGGCATTTGTCCGCCGAGCGCTGGTCGCAATTCAAGAAGGTTTGAAGCGAAACGATTTTGAAGGAGTTGGCCGGATCGCTTCCGCTTTGCCACGAGTGGAGGAAGAGCGTCGAGGGTTTCGGCGAGCCAATGTCCGAGGTGGCAAACGTGAAGTGTCCGCTGAAAAACTTGTCCGGATCCTTCAGACACAGCTGTCTTCTGCGAACAAGCAATACGAGCAAGCCGCTGAGAAGGTGGCCGAGTACCGAAAGAATCCGGATGACGCGGAATTGGCATCAGCTCTCGGTCGGTTTTATTGCTTTCTGAAAGGCGATTGGGCAATGGGGTTGCCGTTGGTCATCAACGGAACAAGTGAAAAACTTTCCCGAGTTGCCAAGCGAGATCTGGAAGGTGCCAACGATGCCGAGGACTTCTTGGCACTAGGCGACATGTGGTGGGAACTGTCGGAAGGATTGCCAGCAGGAATCTATCGTCAAGGGACCCGTGACCGAGCGGGGTACTGGTACGAGCAGTCCTTGGAAGTGATGCCGGAATCGTTGGATCGCTTGCATGTGCAGGCCCGTGTGAAGGAATGGCAGTCGCAGGACCCCGGCAGTCCGCTCGCAACGATCCGAACGATCAATCGACAACTAGGTTTGGCGGAAAGCACAGATCTCGAGCAGGTTGTGGCTCGAAAGCGTACTCAAGTGAATGCACCAGGTGATGATTATGAAGATGGTTGA
- a CDS encoding DUF1573 domain-containing protein: MSITGKFLLVGILLASVLGGLSTGLATIVTYAPFGVSKAERADYEKKVSLIKREEALRKEAQAFGLPQAVLPSTRYDFGLVDPHTTASHAFEIWNRGAGPLTIDVAETTCKCTVGSAQKGTLAPGEKTSVTLTWNTGQKSEQYEQAARVITNDPTREVIDLTVSGVVKTELFVPAKGVFHSGDAGEVVESTLLIYSQQHDDIAVVSAESDLVGFDWESSVVPSDSQPSLSEQQPTVINQVKLRCRAQKPGRFQGEVKLDLLVNGESDVIEKSVELTGRVHAPISFHSPMLHSRDGLELGTLGNDREHEFYLIVRKHFDEERALSVLDVSPKSLDVSIEPTSRSGDYRLTIRIPKGIPSTIFNLDQKRGYVQIGDPENDDFSNWFPLIGAVVANDE, translated from the coding sequence ATGAGCATCACAGGAAAGTTTTTGCTTGTGGGGATCCTGCTGGCGTCTGTCCTTGGCGGCCTTTCAACGGGATTGGCGACCATTGTGACGTACGCTCCGTTTGGAGTCTCCAAAGCCGAACGCGCTGATTACGAGAAGAAGGTTTCGTTGATCAAACGCGAAGAGGCACTGCGAAAAGAAGCCCAGGCGTTTGGATTGCCGCAAGCGGTTTTGCCATCTACCCGGTACGACTTCGGGCTGGTCGATCCGCATACAACCGCTTCGCACGCATTCGAGATTTGGAATCGTGGGGCGGGACCACTGACGATTGACGTTGCAGAGACGACCTGCAAATGCACTGTTGGAAGTGCACAGAAAGGAACACTCGCACCGGGCGAAAAAACGAGTGTCACACTGACGTGGAACACAGGTCAGAAATCCGAACAATATGAACAGGCCGCGCGGGTCATTACCAACGACCCAACGCGAGAAGTGATCGATCTAACGGTTTCCGGCGTGGTCAAAACCGAGCTCTTTGTGCCTGCCAAGGGTGTTTTCCACTCCGGTGATGCGGGTGAAGTCGTTGAGTCGACTCTTTTGATCTACAGCCAACAGCACGACGATATCGCAGTCGTCAGTGCCGAGTCCGATTTGGTCGGATTTGATTGGGAATCAAGTGTCGTTCCTTCCGACTCACAGCCGTCTTTGTCAGAACAGCAGCCGACCGTCATCAACCAAGTCAAACTCCGGTGTCGAGCTCAGAAGCCGGGCCGTTTTCAAGGCGAAGTGAAGCTGGATTTGCTGGTCAATGGTGAGTCAGATGTGATCGAAAAAAGTGTCGAGCTAACTGGACGCGTGCACGCTCCCATTAGTTTTCACTCACCCATGCTTCATTCGCGAGATGGACTTGAGCTGGGAACACTTGGGAACGACCGAGAGCACGAGTTTTATCTGATTGTTCGCAAGCATTTCGACGAAGAGCGTGCCCTCAGCGTTCTGGACGTCAGTCCAAAATCACTCGATGTATCCATTGAACCTACCAGTCGTTCTGGCGACTATCGACTGACCATTCGTATTCCCAAAGGGATCCCATCCACCATATTCAATTTGGATCAGAAGCGAGGTTACGTCCAAATCGGTGATCCCGAAAACGACGACTTTTCGAATTGGTTTCCTTTGATCGGTGCGGTGGTTGCAAACGATGAGTGA
- a CDS encoding DUF1559 family PulG-like putative transporter, with amino-acid sequence MKSQFRKSGFTLIELLVVIAIIALLAALLLPAITKAREAARAAQCQANLKNIGIGLFKYSNRAPSGSFCSGASDFRRDGCMDEYGWVADLVNVGDGNMNESLDPSNPLKGSEKLNDLYGSDTTDNKDAAPLARLSAGICGKADWQGTPGGGALAEFAGTDPLTAPRAELIARYFLTNGYNTNYAASWHLVRGMVKTEADPSTGELTTWSGGGFKGLGGSTGPMSVADLERSRISSSNVGFIGCAAPGDVDEAILAATLGFDGTGVWGTALNQTEAVEYIASGSLLTEAFNDGPAYWNAGAGNLDLIGSNETLLAQISCERGEPTTAGCAAPTGPGGNGVYLQDTRDWYAVHAGSCNILMGDGHVEVFADSNADGFLNPGFPVTGLTEAEISGVGYSDDALEMPRDKFFAGIFINDGYFKGNFE; translated from the coding sequence ATGAAGTCACAATTTCGAAAATCAGGTTTCACCCTGATTGAGTTGTTGGTCGTCATCGCGATCATCGCTCTGTTGGCAGCGTTGTTGTTGCCAGCCATCACCAAGGCTCGCGAAGCTGCCCGTGCAGCCCAGTGCCAAGCCAACTTGAAGAACATCGGCATCGGCCTGTTCAAGTACAGCAACCGTGCTCCATCTGGTTCATTCTGCAGCGGAGCGTCGGACTTCCGTCGCGATGGTTGCATGGACGAATACGGTTGGGTTGCTGACCTCGTCAACGTTGGCGACGGCAACATGAACGAGTCGTTGGACCCTTCGAACCCATTGAAGGGCTCGGAAAAACTGAATGACTTGTACGGATCGGACACAACCGACAACAAAGACGCTGCTCCTTTGGCACGTTTGAGTGCCGGTATCTGTGGAAAAGCCGATTGGCAAGGCACTCCCGGTGGCGGTGCGTTAGCTGAATTTGCGGGAACGGATCCTTTGACTGCTCCACGAGCAGAGCTGATCGCTCGCTACTTCCTTACTAACGGTTACAACACCAACTACGCCGCTTCTTGGCACTTGGTCCGTGGTATGGTCAAGACCGAAGCTGATCCAAGCACTGGCGAATTGACCACTTGGTCCGGCGGTGGGTTTAAAGGTTTGGGTGGATCGACTGGTCCAATGAGCGTCGCCGACTTGGAGCGAAGCCGTATCAGCAGCAGCAACGTTGGCTTCATCGGCTGTGCAGCACCTGGTGATGTCGACGAAGCGATTCTCGCTGCAACTCTCGGTTTCGATGGAACCGGCGTCTGGGGAACTGCCCTGAATCAAACCGAAGCTGTCGAGTACATCGCCAGCGGATCGTTGTTGACCGAAGCGTTCAACGACGGACCTGCCTACTGGAATGCTGGTGCTGGAAACTTGGACTTGATCGGCAGCAATGAAACTTTGCTGGCGCAGATCAGCTGTGAGCGAGGCGAACCCACCACAGCTGGATGTGCTGCTCCAACCGGCCCTGGCGGCAACGGTGTCTACTTGCAAGACACCCGTGACTGGTACGCCGTTCACGCTGGTAGCTGCAACATTCTGATGGGCGACGGTCACGTTGAAGTCTTCGCCGACAGCAACGCCGACGGATTCTTGAATCCTGGTTTCCCCGTCACCGGTTTGACCGAAGCCGAAATCTCCGGCGTTGGGTATTCCGACGACGCATTGGAAATGCCACGCGACAAATTCTTCGCCGGTATCTTCATCAACGATGGCTACTTCAAAGGCAACTTTGAGTGA
- a CDS encoding DUF1559 family PulG-like putative transporter encodes MFINRHHRIQTSRAHSLMSRDNAAFTLIEMLVVISIIGVLAALLLPAVSKAREAARAAQCQNNLKQFGVGLTGRTVNAPNGEFCSGAFDFRRDGVPTEVGWVADLVRRGVLVSEMRCTSTSAQASSAIEHLLTDNESDWASNDCVNQLGNEEYTNEMGTVIKNVARLIEATPADRVEFIERKMLEDGYNTNYAASWFLVRSDVILDENGQPKPKDSSCTDNDLKSLNVTRGPLTTRLLDTAKAPSSTVPLLCDASPIGQLSSNVGELTSGTPFVTPIVGEPILHKETDPNYLEEPVIAASTPREGASGWLRIWNYDTRQDYRGMSSHHSGVCHVLMADGSVRGLYDANGDGFINNGFPKDANFWTDGEVEAGDLELASYYSLNSKGEEL; translated from the coding sequence ATGTTCATCAACCGTCACCACCGGATTCAAACCTCGCGAGCGCATTCGCTAATGTCGCGAGACAACGCCGCGTTCACATTGATTGAAATGTTGGTCGTGATTTCGATCATTGGCGTGTTGGCGGCTTTGTTGCTTCCCGCTGTTTCGAAAGCTCGAGAAGCCGCGCGAGCCGCTCAGTGCCAGAACAATCTGAAGCAATTCGGTGTCGGTCTGACCGGACGTACAGTGAACGCGCCCAACGGCGAGTTTTGTTCAGGTGCGTTTGACTTTCGTCGTGACGGCGTCCCAACCGAAGTGGGTTGGGTGGCTGATCTCGTTCGACGTGGTGTTTTGGTGAGTGAAATGCGATGCACCAGCACTTCGGCTCAGGCCAGCAGTGCGATCGAGCACCTGCTCACAGACAACGAATCGGATTGGGCAAGCAACGACTGCGTCAACCAGCTCGGAAACGAGGAGTACACCAATGAAATGGGCACGGTCATCAAGAATGTGGCTCGTTTGATTGAGGCCACGCCAGCCGATCGTGTCGAGTTCATCGAACGGAAGATGCTGGAAGACGGCTACAACACCAATTACGCGGCATCGTGGTTCCTGGTCCGCAGCGACGTGATCTTAGACGAGAATGGTCAGCCCAAGCCGAAGGATTCCAGTTGCACGGACAACGATCTGAAGTCGCTCAACGTCACGCGAGGTCCATTGACAACTCGCTTGCTGGATACCGCGAAGGCACCCAGCAGCACGGTTCCACTTCTTTGTGACGCGTCGCCAATTGGGCAGCTTTCTAGCAACGTCGGCGAATTGACGTCAGGAACTCCGTTTGTGACTCCGATTGTCGGGGAGCCCATCCTGCACAAGGAAACCGACCCGAATTATCTGGAGGAGCCGGTAATCGCGGCTAGCACGCCACGTGAAGGGGCGTCGGGGTGGTTGCGGATCTGGAACTATGACACTCGTCAGGACTATCGCGGGATGTCGAGTCATCACAGTGGCGTTTGTCACGTCTTGATGGCGGACGGAAGTGTGCGAGGTCTCTATGACGCAAACGGAGATGGCTTCATCAACAACGGGTTTCCAAAGGACGCCAATTTCTGGACCGATGGTGAAGTCGAAGCGGGGGACCTCGAACTGGCAAGCTACTACTCGCTCAATAGCAAGGGCGAAGAGCTTTAG
- a CDS encoding DUF6263 family protein yields the protein MLLRIPSTSRRLALIGLACLGTQSVLVPRSVGLAKEQSVLEQPEDASGGTYTLKHSLQPGQTLRYEVTHIAKTKTRINGSEEIANVHTTSSRAWTVAEASDAEMTFDHSIESVAMTQQNGDAEEVRWDSTTGDEPPKIFSVVASQIGTPLATVTINQQGQEVRREDHAGSKSSLGMGTLALALPDKPIKIGESWAVPSEIQARTEDGFVKQIKIRQLFTLKKVKAGVATLSVKSETLTPIEEESLRAQVVQQLSNGTLRFDVDNGYLLSKELNWDESVVGFQGPGSMMEYRAKMSETLLPEDSPTSVASKKKNQR from the coding sequence ATGTTGCTGCGAATCCCTTCCACGTCCCGTCGTCTTGCCTTGATCGGACTGGCCTGCCTGGGAACACAAAGCGTTCTGGTCCCCCGCTCGGTCGGACTCGCAAAGGAGCAATCGGTGCTCGAACAGCCCGAAGATGCTTCCGGCGGAACCTACACGCTCAAACACTCGCTTCAGCCTGGGCAAACGCTGCGATACGAAGTCACTCACATCGCGAAAACGAAGACTCGGATCAACGGTTCCGAAGAAATCGCGAATGTCCACACGACCAGCAGTCGAGCTTGGACCGTCGCCGAAGCCAGCGACGCTGAAATGACCTTCGATCACTCGATCGAATCCGTTGCCATGACGCAGCAAAATGGCGATGCCGAAGAAGTCCGCTGGGACAGCACCACCGGAGACGAGCCACCCAAAATCTTCAGCGTGGTGGCCTCGCAAATCGGAACTCCATTGGCCACGGTGACGATCAATCAACAAGGCCAAGAGGTTCGCCGCGAAGATCATGCGGGTTCCAAGTCGTCGTTGGGAATGGGCACGCTCGCGTTGGCACTGCCTGACAAGCCGATCAAAATCGGTGAGTCATGGGCCGTCCCATCCGAGATCCAAGCGCGCACCGAAGACGGATTCGTCAAGCAAATCAAAATCCGACAACTGTTCACGCTGAAGAAGGTCAAAGCCGGCGTGGCGACCCTGAGCGTCAAAAGTGAAACGCTGACTCCGATCGAGGAAGAATCCTTGCGTGCCCAAGTCGTACAGCAACTTAGCAATGGAACGCTTCGCTTCGACGTCGACAACGGTTACTTGCTCAGCAAAGAACTGAACTGGGATGAATCTGTCGTCGGCTTCCAAGGACCTGGAAGCATGATGGAATACCGAGCCAAGATGTCCGAGACGCTGCTGCCCGAAGACAGCCCCACGTCGGTCGCATCGAAGAAGAAGAACCAACGCTGA
- a CDS encoding ABC transporter ATP-binding protein → MSKRFRNTVALDNVSLRVPAGTVFALLGENGAGKTTLIRILTGFQKPDSGNASILGHDCGQNSEEIRRKIGYVSDSPALYEWMTPPEIGWFVSAFYDEGFISRYRDLIEEFQVPPATKIKSMSKGQRAKVALALATAHDPELLILDEPTSGLDPMVRRQFLESMVDRAAAGRTVLLSSHHINEVERVADMVAMIHGGQVKLVQSMNDLKLHTRIVTATMDDAHVESPDLPGRVLSETSNGRQRRWVITDWNDAGELQWGPDDGVRQFHVSVPTLEEVFIAVCGQPIRDEPSVFDRRQEVNDGHFA, encoded by the coding sequence GTGAGCAAGCGGTTTCGCAACACCGTCGCTTTGGACAACGTCAGTTTGCGCGTTCCGGCGGGGACTGTTTTCGCTTTGCTAGGTGAGAACGGTGCGGGCAAGACAACATTGATTCGAATCTTGACCGGTTTTCAAAAGCCGGATTCCGGCAACGCGTCGATCTTGGGGCATGACTGTGGTCAGAACTCCGAGGAGATCAGGCGAAAAATCGGATATGTGTCTGACTCGCCGGCTCTGTATGAGTGGATGACACCCCCGGAGATTGGATGGTTCGTCAGTGCGTTTTACGACGAAGGTTTCATCTCCCGGTATCGAGACTTGATCGAAGAGTTTCAGGTGCCACCGGCGACGAAGATCAAATCGATGAGCAAGGGTCAACGAGCCAAAGTGGCATTGGCTCTCGCGACCGCTCACGACCCGGAACTGTTGATCTTGGATGAACCGACCAGTGGGTTGGATCCGATGGTCCGTCGTCAGTTCTTGGAATCGATGGTCGACCGTGCCGCCGCTGGTCGAACGGTGTTGCTATCGAGTCACCACATCAACGAGGTCGAACGAGTCGCTGACATGGTGGCGATGATCCATGGCGGCCAAGTGAAATTGGTTCAGTCGATGAACGACTTGAAGCTGCACACTCGAATCGTGACGGCGACGATGGATGACGCTCACGTCGAGTCTCCTGATTTGCCGGGGCGTGTGTTGAGTGAAACGAGCAATGGTCGCCAAAGACGTTGGGTGATCACAGATTGGAACGATGCTGGGGAGCTGCAGTGGGGACCCGATGACGGTGTACGCCAATTCCATGTCAGTGTGCCAACGCTGGAAGAAGTCTTCATTGCGGTTTGCGGTCAACCCATTCGGGATGAACCCTCGGTTTTTGATCGTCGTCAGGAGGTGAACGATGGCCACTTCGCTTGA
- a CDS encoding GntR family transcriptional regulator has protein sequence MFFSIDAASDVPIYEQIVRQVKLAVADGTLVGGQMLPSVRQLSRDVALNPNTIARAYRELQTQEILKPLRGRGMVVRRDAMDACTSARDDLVGDGVRRALADAIAGGMSPDQLRTLFEAELSRLSAASAKFNSDEPNLESVSSSNNEPSHE, from the coding sequence ATGTTCTTTTCGATTGATGCGGCCAGCGATGTGCCGATCTACGAGCAGATTGTTCGTCAGGTCAAGCTGGCTGTGGCCGATGGCACGCTGGTCGGTGGCCAAATGCTTCCCAGTGTGCGGCAGCTTTCTCGCGACGTCGCGCTAAATCCCAACACGATCGCACGAGCCTACCGCGAGCTGCAAACCCAAGAGATTCTCAAACCGCTGCGTGGTCGCGGGATGGTGGTTCGTCGCGATGCGATGGATGCCTGCACGTCCGCCCGAGATGACTTGGTTGGGGATGGTGTTCGCCGTGCATTGGCGGACGCGATTGCCGGCGGGATGTCGCCCGACCAATTGCGGACGCTCTTCGAAGCCGAGCTTTCACGATTGAGTGCAGCCTCGGCGAAGTTCAACTCGGACGAACCCAACCTTGAATCTGTTTCTTCCTCCAACAACGAGCCGAGCCATGAATGA